The Methyloceanibacter sp. wino2 nucleotide sequence AGTTCTCTGGGAAAGACCTAAAGTACATTAGGTCGGCGCTTGCGATGCGGTCTTTTCAGGTCGCAGAAGCGCTCGATATCTCGCCGGAACATTATAGTAGGTGTGAGTCTGGCACTAAGACTCTCTCTACTTCCGCAGAGAAGCTATTGCGGATGTGCGCCTTCTATCTTGCCCAGTGCAAGGACGTCTCCTTTCTGGAGGAGCGGAAGGAAGCTAAGTCGGTATCCGAACTTTCCGATGAGGAGAGGGAGGCCGCAAGAGAAGCAGTTGGAGCTTTTCGAAGCGTATTTTTCGATATGAAGATCGAGAATGTCTTTGAAGCTGGCAAAGAATTGGAGCTTTCGTTTTCTCGAGGCTGTCGAGAGCACATAGAGGACGAAAGTTGTAACGACGAACGCGGTAAGTGGCGGGAACGCCATGAGAAGGTAGCCGCCTAAGACCGGATACAATGGAAGCGACCTAGAACCTAACAAGAGCCCCGCGCCTATTGGTTTGCGGGGCTTTTCTTTGCCGCTCAGACCGTCTGGCTCGATAGCAGCATGAGCCTCTCCGAATGATGGCCAAATCGGTCTATTGGCCGATAATCCACCTTCCAAAAACGGCTAAACCCTAGTATACCTCAGTCTCCCGTCATGGCGGGAACCCATCTAGACCGATATTGACAGACTAGGTTCAAAACTTTCCCGATTTTCAATCTAAGAATGGTGGTTAAGACTATGACCTAATACCATATATATACATTTATAGACTTTTGATTGCATTATTATTGTTTTCTACTTACAGGACTGTGCAATTTGCACACTAGTGCTTGCACACTAGACATCGAACTCAGTCTCTACCTCGGAAAGCAACTCTACGTCTTTTCCCGTCCAGTAGTGGACTAGTTGCCCAGGAAAGTCCGAATTCAGGATTTCAAGGGCCATTGCCACGATATCGGCATGCGCCCCAAAGTCGGATGGGAGATGTTTCGCCCACTGACTTGCCCACTTCTGGGCCTTCAACTGCCGCCAATCTCCCTCGCAGTTGGCAGTTTGCTCATCAAACTGCAGCGTTCGGGCCTGTCGCCAAGTCATGGCGCCAGCCTGGGGGTGCTCTCCGAGAACCTTTGCCATCGTGGAGACCGTGCGTCTGCTTATGGTCGCCGCCTTGGCAATGGCCGACTGGCTCTCATCGCCCTGGCGAACGAGCCTCCAAGCCGCCTCAAGCTTGTCCCGAGTACTTATCGGCAGCTTGTTTTTTGAGTTGCGTTTGAGAGCCTCAACCTGAGCGCCCTTTAGGCCGCCATCGAAGTACTCGACGGGTACTGGCTGACACCAATCGACGCTGTGGTACGCGTCAAATCGATGGTGGCCGTCGAGGACGTAGAACCTAGCGCCTATCGGGGCGACCAGGAGCGGGTCTAGCGGAGAAGCGTTGTCGACCAGGACCCGCACAAGTTCCCTCATGTGTGCGTCGTCCGCCGTCTGTGTCAGCCGCAGGTCGCGCCACTGAAACACCTCCGGCGCGACATGTATTTGTCCGAGGTCCAGTTTGGGCGGCCTTTCTGTTGGCGGTCGCTCGACCCTCTCAGCCTCCCTGAGCGACTCGTAACCGATTCTGGATTCCCACGAAGGTCGCCTGATTTCGGGGTATGCTCTTGAGTTCATCAGCTCGCCCCTTCGCCATCAAACAAGCGGCAATGCCGCGACTGGAAACTAACATTATCCGTGGTCTGAGCACTGTGGTGCCAGTGTATCGAGAGGCTCGCAGCCTCCGGGTCCATGACTATCTTGCTAACCGCTTCCCGCAACGCCTTGTTGGCCTGTTCCACGTCAAGCGGACGCTGCGCTAGA carries:
- a CDS encoding ParB/RepB/Spo0J family partition protein, with amino-acid sequence MNSRAYPEIRRPSWESRIGYESLREAERVERPPTERPPKLDLGQIHVAPEVFQWRDLRLTQTADDAHMRELVRVLVDNASPLDPLLVAPIGARFYVLDGHHRFDAYHSVDWCQPVPVEYFDGGLKGAQVEALKRNSKNKLPISTRDKLEAAWRLVRQGDESQSAIAKAATISRRTVSTMAKVLGEHPQAGAMTWRQARTLQFDEQTANCEGDWRQLKAQKWASQWAKHLPSDFGAHADIVAMALEILNSDFPGQLVHYWTGKDVELLSEVETEFDV
- a CDS encoding helix-turn-helix transcriptional regulator, which encodes MNQMQHDFVDGPVARDYSEMLGTPFKVFLSNGVEEKIDKKSGKLKTSIVDLPGLIATIVQARVLHPRKFSGKDLKYIRSALAMRSFQVAEALDISPEHYSRCESGTKTLSTSAEKLLRMCAFYLAQCKDVSFLEERKEAKSVSELSDEEREAAREAVGAFRSVFFDMKIENVFEAGKELELSFSRGCREHIEDESCNDERGKWRERHEKVAA